A portion of the Gigantopelta aegis isolate Gae_Host chromosome 10, Gae_host_genome, whole genome shotgun sequence genome contains these proteins:
- the LOC121384199 gene encoding ankyrin repeat and SOCS box protein 8-like, with protein MEEESSKDDEAAGHGRGGSDGEDRDVDRKRPSLYDPETLQRLLVDCITFKSTIQDIEVVIKCGAKINEPVKRGLKPLHYAVYGDYVPCVQFLIEKGAGVNATDDIGYTPIHLCARKGNVASMEVLIENGAIVHSFNSDDEDAKALGCLTVEPLNLALENNHVDCVRLLLENGAKPDHLYFMGYEINLIPLENLECLEILLMYGADPNVFNRCGTSPLMKACRQQNIDACRMLLKYGAQVNLQCPSRFEQKTALHFAIDKGNIGIIHMLLRQGASPSRPDNYKFAALHAAVLKDRPDVCEMLLRWRADVDEKTDENATALMLACATPSLKLQRDLIELLLQHGADPNAHSNILSYSSPCLSPLTEYLKNIAEKVTYEIAHSLIKHGARVNFKGSTSIARLKDPHGVLHYLPNDKVKDRADIFDLLAEAGSSFDVHAIKHYSGLNTRERSILTQLSSKPLSARQLVRLYIRELMIPRVPEKVNRLPLPSVVRSYLLFGV; from the exons ATGGAGGAAGAATCTTCAAAG GATGACGAGGCTGCCGGTCATGGACGCGGGGGTTCGGACGGGGAGGATCGAGATGTGGATCGCAAGAGGCCATCTCTGTACGACCCAGAAACCCTCCAGCGGCTCCTGGTCGACTGCATAACGTTCAAGTCCACCATCCAGGACATTGAGGTGGTCATCAAATGTGGAGCCAAGATCAACGAACCCGTGAAGCGGGGACTCAAGCCTCTGCACTATGCCGTATACGGGGATTACGTCCCCTGCGTGCAGTTTCTTATCGAGAAAGGCGCGGGTGTCAATGCAACAGACGACATCGGCTACACGCCCATCCACCTGTGTGCCAGGAAAGGAAACGTCGCCTCGATGGAAGTTCTTATTGAGAATGGTGCGATCGTACACTCCTTCAACAGTGATGACGAAGATGCAAAGGCGCTTGGGTGTTTAACTGTAGAGCCGTTGAATTTGGCGCTCGAAAATAACCACGTCGACTGTGTCCGTCTGCTGCTAGAAAATGGCGCGAAACCAGATCATCTGTATTTCATGGGATACGAGATCAATTTGATTCCACTTGAAAACCTGGAGTGTTTGGAGATCCTGCTGATGTACGGTGCTGACCCCAATGTTTTTAACCGGTGTGGAACCTCGCCTCTGATGAAGGCCTGCAGACAGCAGAACATCGACGCCTGCAGGATGCTGTTGAAGTACGGAGCTCAGGTCAACCTCCAGTGTCCTTCCCGGTTTGAACAGAAGACTGCTCTACACTTCGCCATCGACAAGGGCAACATCGGCATCATCCACATGCTGCTGAGACAGGGCGCTAGTCCGTCGCGTCCTGACAACTACAAGTTTGCGGCTCTTCACGCAGCTGTCTTGAAGGACAGGCCAGACGTCTGCGAGATGCTGCTGAGGTGGCGAGCAGACGTGGACGAGAAAACGGACGAGAACGCCACAGCGTTGATGTTGGCCTGTGCCACGCCGAGTCTCAAGTTACAGAGGGACCTGATCGAGCTGCTGCTCCAGCACGGCGCCGACCCCAACGCCCACTCCAACATCCTGAGCTACTCGTCACCCTGTCTGTCCCCACTCACGGAGTACCTGAAGAACATAGCCGAGAAGGTGACGTACGAAATAGCGCATTCTCTCATCAAACACGGAGCAAGGGTTAACTTTAAAGGATCCACATCCATAGCTAGGCTGAAGGATCCTCATGGCGTTTTGCATTATCTTCCAAATGACAAGGTCAAGGACAGGGCAGACATTTTTGATTTGCTAGCAGAAGCCGGAAGCTCGTTTGATGTGCATGCGATAAAGCATTACTCTGGTCTGAACACCAGGGAGAGGTCAATTCTGACGCAGTTATCCTCGAAACCATTGTCCGCCAGACAGCTTGTCAGACTTTACATCCGGGAACTGATGATTCCACGGGTGCCAGAAAAAGTTAATCGTTTACCACTGCCTTCAGTTGTGAGGTCCTATTTACTCTTTGGTGTCTAG